One Tolypothrix bouteillei VB521301 DNA window includes the following coding sequences:
- a CDS encoding ankyrin repeat domain-containing protein: protein MGSFWRCLLAKVKLLLAAGANYNDRGNCGQTPLMYAIGNNRVEVLQWLIAGGCDVEATDDFGNTALMLAAERGAIDCVRILLEAGANAGRSDNYDNKAIKMATNLEIVRMLVAAGEDLSDINDDMRRLLTGINRSTFSLSKLSPEQYFADKHPRFGRTNPELMEIPFWQAMIKEGCSAYTAKQLFDDTENWQDLAWCYQRFGRTITQLPDGRIIEIAGEHEDYYDPDFCIYNDVVVYQGDGNFQIFGYPEDVFPPTDFHSATLVGEYIYIIGNLGYVDARIYYETPVYRLHCHTLKIEKIETTGDKAGWISRHQAYYKEPNQIYITGGKLWLMNDETSEYIDNSVDYVLDLIKLTWSRATV, encoded by the coding sequence TTGGGCAGTTTTTGGAGATGTCTACTAGCTAAAGTTAAATTACTCCTAGCGGCGGGAGCAAATTACAACGATCGCGGAAACTGCGGACAAACGCCATTAATGTATGCGATAGGAAATAATAGGGTTGAAGTCCTACAATGGCTAATTGCAGGGGGATGTGATGTTGAAGCTACTGATGATTTTGGCAACACTGCGTTAATGTTGGCCGCAGAGCGTGGTGCAATTGATTGCGTCAGAATTTTATTAGAGGCTGGTGCAAATGCTGGCAGATCTGATAATTACGATAACAAAGCCATTAAGATGGCGACTAATCTGGAAATTGTGAGAATGCTCGTTGCAGCTGGTGAAGATTTGAGTGATATTAACGATGATATGCGGCGATTGCTTACTGGAATTAACCGCAGCACATTCTCACTCTCAAAATTATCACCAGAGCAGTATTTTGCTGACAAACATCCGCGTTTTGGCCGAACTAATCCAGAGTTGATGGAAATCCCTTTTTGGCAAGCGATGATTAAAGAAGGTTGTTCTGCTTATACAGCCAAACAGCTTTTTGACGATACAGAAAATTGGCAAGACTTAGCATGGTGCTATCAGCGATTTGGCAGAACCATTACACAATTACCAGACGGTAGAATTATCGAAATTGCCGGTGAACATGAAGACTACTATGACCCAGATTTTTGTATCTACAACGATGTTGTAGTTTACCAAGGTGATGGTAATTTCCAGATTTTTGGTTATCCAGAAGATGTGTTCCCGCCAACTGATTTTCATTCGGCAACATTAGTTGGAGAATACATCTATATTATTGGTAATTTAGGATATGTAGATGCAAGAATATATTATGAAACTCCGGTTTATCGGTTACATTGCCACACATTGAAAATCGAAAAAATCGAGACTACTGGAGATAAAGCAGGATGGATCAGCCGTCATCAAGCTTACTATAAAGAACCAAACCAAATTTATATTACTGGTGGGAAATTATGGCTTATGAATGATGAAACATCAGAATATATAGATAACTCTGTTGATTACGTCTTAGATTTAATCAAATTAACTTGGAGTCGTGCCACAGTTTAA